The sequence below is a genomic window from Macrobrachium nipponense isolate FS-2020 chromosome 40, ASM1510439v2, whole genome shotgun sequence.
TAGATTAACAATGATATAGTTGGAGATTGTTCGAGCTTTTAAGATTCTTTGGCTAATCACAAGAACAACGGAGTTATTATCTTATCCTGGGGCTTATTTTAGATCGTTCTAGTGGCTGtactttcagtctctctcctctctctgtctgtctctctctctctctctctctctctctctcctctttgggTGCAAATAAACACAGACGCAATGGCGGACGAATTTCTGGCTCTCATAATTCTAAATCttaaacaagtctctctctctctctctctctctctctctctctctctctctgtgtttgggTACAAATAAACACAGGCCCAATGGCCGATGAATTTCTGGCTCTCATAATTCTAACTTCTAAATCttaaacaagtctctctctctctctctctctctctctctctctctctctctctctctctctctctctgtttgggtACAAATAAACACAGGCCAATCGCTGATGAATTTCTGGCTCTCACAATTCTAAATCttaaacaagtctctctctctctctctctctcccaatggCCGACGAATTTCTGGCTCTCATAATTCTAAATCttgaacaagtctctctctctctctctctctctctctctctctctctctctctctctctctctctctgtttggataCAAATACGCAGGCCCAATGGCCGATGAATCTCTGGcattcataatttatatttctaaatcgaaaacaagtctctctctctctctctctctctctctctctctcatacgaacaCGCACACATTCTTGACATTCTTGAACGAGCTTGTGTCAATGAGATCAGACAAAATTGTCTTTTTCTCTGTCAAAAACACCTTAACACTCAACACTAAAGACTATGATCCCCAAAAAGCTTCTTTCTCTTTACCATAAACAAGAAGCAGAAAAGAATGTTTTTCAATTCCTTTTTCCCCCGAAAAATTCACTCTGAAATTTTCGTGACTCAAAATAACTTTTCATTAAAAAGCTCTCTTTGTAAATGAAGATCTGACAATACTCCTTCATAGATATTAATCACAATAATAGTGAGTTAGGTGGAAGATGAATGAGTAGTTGCTAGTActctatcataataataataataataataataataataataataataataataataataataataataataataataataataataatattttgagtctTCCTGATGCCTTGTTACTAACTACATATTCCAGCACTTGCCAAGAatgattattgattgattgatttgttcttGCTGACGTCGCAATCAAGAATGATTAACGTGACTTCTGAACACAATATGCATTCCTGTGTTTCACTGCCTTCcttctttattccattttcatatattcaaACGATTTGGCAGATCCAAACCTCTGATGTTGTTCACGTTCTCATACATAACTTCATCAGTTCCCTCATAGCTTTTATGGAACTCTTTCCCATTCCTGATGAACTTTCTTTCCTAACCCTGGATAATCTGAGAGCCTTTGTTTTGATCGATTGTATTCATAGAACTGCATCGTTGCAACATAAAATTAATCAGACTTTCTGTTGGCGGTTTCAACAGAATATAGGTAAATAACTTAACTAGGGTTACTCTTTCTTTTACTTTCGTGCGGTTTAGTTTTCCGAACATATTATTGAGACAAAATCAGAAGGAAACTATCCTCCCAGTATCCTGCATCTGGCAAAACTGTTCTCTACTATCTCATCTGTTGGCTGGATCTACACAGCATGAATAGAATTCCTGTTAGCAAGTTTCATTTCAAAGCAAAGAGAAAATATGATTATCTTGAAACCAGTATCAGATAAGTTTTGCCTCCCCTGAACATTTTCAAGAAAGACAACAGCTTTAGGGATTTTCTGCTTGCCTTTTATCTAGTTAGTTTTGAGTGGACAACACAGAATGCTTGCAAACACTCTGTCAAAGTAATAAGAGTTATACGGGCTGCGGGTGCTTACCCTACCGATCTGTTGGACGGTGTAATTTCCCTCAAGATGGAGGCAACTTAGCCAGTTGCTCCAAGCACTTGTACTTTCTCCTGGTATTACTGGTTTCGGACCTTCGTTTTTCTGAACCAGTCTGCACTTACTAGCATCCACAGTCCAGGTCCCAGCGACTGGGACGCAGAGAGCTGTCATGTTTTTCTCATTCTTGGTAACGGCCCGCAGCGCAACTGCTACTCCTCCTGACGGGCAACGGCCCGACGGAGTGTCCTCATTCTCGATGGCTATTTCCTGAGTTCCTCTCCAGTCTGTCACTAGAGATGAACCAAATGTAGAGCAAGCAGCGTATTCTACATCCTGTGCCGTATAATCCAATCCTAGAGCAACCATGGCCGCTGATCCTTGGTAATTGCAATTCATAACTGAATTTCTCCTTGTTGCGAGGGACAGAGAAGGCAGGGGAAACAGAGCCGTCAGACTACAGCATGTGAAATTTATGTGATCAAAACTGGATGACGTTTGTTGATTGTACCAATTCCATCCTGCATTTTGGTTAGTACTATACATAACTGCATTTTGGTTACCACCGGCGATTTTCTGTAGTACATCCGAGTTACCGCATTTAGCCGGGAGATCCCCAGCGGTTCCATTAACAGTCGGCGTTTCGCAGGTTTCATCATTTAATACCAGATGAGAGGCCATTTCAGTACACTTCAAATAAAAGTTGTATGTGTCCATGAACGCTTCAGTTGGAAGTTTGTTAGAGGGACACGCATTTGCGTACATTTCCGTCGCCCAGTCGATAGGGTCGACAGTCTCATTTGTTTGACCACAAAAAATTCCAGTAACAGCATTATGTGATGGGCTGTAGATGATTCCGTAAAGAACAAAAGTTCGAGGACACTTATACCAGCCACTAACGCTTTGGGTAACTGAAATCGTATCCGTGAAAAATGCAGGTAATGCGTCGTTATTAATTATGGTAGTTGATGATGGAGTTCCGATATCTGTTGTGGAAGTCTCCGTTTCTATGTTGGTCGTTGATGTTTCTTCGACGCCAGCTGTAGAAGAAATAGGATCTGTGGCAGTTACCGAAGTTGTGACAGATTCTGATGTTGTAGCGCTAGTACCATCGCCGGTGGCTGATCCAGACGCCAAAGTTTCAGTTATTATAGAAACCTCTTGATTAGCTGTAGTTCCAGAAATGGTTACGCTGGCTGATATGGTCACGCTGGCTGTAGCCTCTGAGGTAACAATGGGTACCACAGAGGCCTCTGTAACGGTAGCGGAAGTATCAGGTGGAGCAGATGAGTAGGACGGAGTGGAATCTGGAAAGGAAGTAGTAGTACCATAAGGTTGAGATGAAACCACTTTAGACCTAAGCCTTGTATCAGATGTTTCGGTGGGAGAAGAAATCAGAGAATTGTGGTTCTCTGGTAACAGGAGATATTTGAGAATAACTTTGACCACATGTATGCGTTTTTCTTCTCGGCTATTCAAATACTTCTATTACAATGTGCAACAATATCATCTAAGTGATGACTTTGGGTAATCACATATAAACTTTAGTTTTAAAACAACAAGATTTTAACATTAGAATATAAACACAAGTCTTAAAATCATACCACAGAATAAGAatgtaaaaacaagtaaaaatagcTCATATAAAAGGCTGGACACCTGCAATGTTTAAAAGCAAAAACAGAATACCTCTGACGTAACAGGTATATCCGTCCTTAGGCTGATACCGAAGCTCGCTATGTAGAAGGCATGAGGGCTCGGGATTTCCTGATGTACTGAAGGCACAGCACGCATCGTCTGGTAAAATGCATGAATAAATGTAGATCCACAATGAACGCTGACACCGCAGAACAGAACTTACATTTGTGAAGACATAAAAAGCAAAGATAATAAACTGACCGcaaactcgcacacacacacacacacacacacacacacacacacacacacacacacacatatatatatatatatatatatatatatatatatatatatatatatatatatatatatatatatacacacacacacataagggccggagctggagctcaaagaagatatatctcgaaggaagtagtagggaaaggcatcctcatctttcaacagtttattttaatgtcgacgtttcgcgacgaattccaagtcgcattttcaaggctaaaattatatataagtttacgaacattaataattaatttaatttaatttatattaaaaatgtcatggcaacagctctcaataaagtaaaaagtaaaagtaaaagttaaaagtaaaagttaaaagttaaaagttaaaagttaaaattcaacagcacctccaaagtcaaacaaattaaaagtacaggacttcactaaaatttcagaaacacctacctatacaaaagatcaagatgcaatctttgataattttagtagagcgttttttaaacaacttttagaactggccgtgctggacacgccctttgttttcaatggcattttatataagca
It includes:
- the LOC135212323 gene encoding uncharacterized protein LOC135212323, which translates into the protein MMYPTTKGLLLCILCPWLMLGTKDAAAVDRFHEVGFSVCGPVSHSSAVGNDLLCAIFCSKDDACCAFSTSGNPEPSCLLHSELRYQPKDGYTCYVRDSTPSYSSAPPDTSATVTEASVVPIVTSEATASVTISASVTISGTTANQEVSIITETLASGSATGDGTSATTSESVTTSVTATDPISSTAGVEETSTTNIETETSTTDIGTPSSTTIINNDALPAFFTDTISVTQSVSGWYKCPRTFVLYGIIYSPSHNAVTGIFCGQTNETVDPIDWATEMYANACPSNKLPTEAFMDTYNFYLKCTEMASHLVLNDETCETPTVNGTAGDLPAKCGNSDVLQKIAGGNQNAVMYSTNQNAGWNWYNQQTSSSFDHINFTCCSLTALFPLPSLSLATRRNSVMNCNYQGSAAMVALGLDYTAQDVEYAACSTFGSSLVTDWRGTQEIAIENEDTPSGRCPSGGVAVALRAVTKNEKNMTALCVPVAGTWTVDASKCRLVQKNEGPKPVIPGESTSAWSNWLSCLHLEGNYTVQQIGRVSTRSPYNSYYFDRVFASILCCPLKTN